The following are from one region of the Enterobacter ludwigii genome:
- the ilvC gene encoding ketol-acid reductoisomerase yields the protein MANYFNTLNLRQQLAQLGKCRFMARDEFADGASYLQGKKVVIVGCGAQGLNQGLNMRDSGLDISYALRKEAIAEKRASWRKATENGFKVGTYEELIPQADLVVNLTPDKQHSDVVRSVQPLMKDGAALGYSHGFNIVEVGEQIRKDITVVMVAPKCPGTEVREEYKRGFGVPTLIAVHPENDPKGEGMAIAKAWAAATGGHRAGVLESSFVAEVKSDLMGEQTILCGMLQAGSLLCFDKLVEEGTDPAYAEKLIQFGWETITEALKQGGITLMMDRLSNPAKLRAYALSEQLKTIMAPLFQKHMDDIISGEFSSGMMADWANDDKKLLTWREETGKTAFETAPQFEGKIGEQEYFDKGVLMIAMVKAGVELAFETMVDSGIIEESAYYESLHELPLIANTIARKRLYEMNVVISDTAEYGNYLFSYACVPLLKEFMTTLQPGDLGKAIAEGAVDNAQLRDVNEAIRGHEIEKVGQKLRGYMTDMKRIAVAG from the coding sequence ATGGCTAACTACTTTAATACACTGAATTTGCGCCAGCAGCTGGCGCAGCTGGGCAAATGCCGCTTTATGGCGCGCGACGAATTTGCCGATGGCGCGAGCTACCTTCAGGGTAAAAAAGTGGTCATCGTCGGCTGCGGCGCCCAGGGTCTGAACCAGGGCCTGAACATGCGTGACTCCGGTCTGGATATCTCCTACGCCCTGCGTAAAGAAGCGATTGCTGAGAAGCGTGCGTCCTGGCGCAAAGCGACCGAAAATGGTTTTAAAGTCGGTACCTACGAAGAACTGATCCCCCAGGCAGACCTGGTGGTTAACCTGACGCCAGACAAACAGCACTCTGACGTTGTGCGTTCCGTGCAGCCGCTGATGAAAGACGGTGCGGCGTTGGGTTACTCCCACGGCTTTAACATCGTTGAAGTGGGCGAGCAGATCCGTAAAGACATCACCGTTGTGATGGTGGCACCGAAGTGCCCGGGTACAGAAGTACGTGAAGAGTACAAACGTGGCTTCGGCGTGCCAACGCTTATCGCCGTTCACCCGGAAAACGATCCGAAAGGTGAAGGTATGGCGATCGCCAAAGCATGGGCTGCAGCAACGGGTGGCCACCGTGCGGGCGTTCTGGAATCGTCTTTCGTCGCGGAAGTAAAATCTGACCTGATGGGTGAGCAAACCATCCTGTGCGGTATGCTGCAGGCGGGCTCTCTGCTGTGCTTCGACAAGCTGGTGGAAGAGGGGACAGACCCGGCATACGCAGAAAAACTGATTCAGTTCGGCTGGGAAACGATCACCGAAGCGCTGAAGCAGGGCGGTATCACGCTGATGATGGACCGTCTGTCCAACCCGGCGAAACTGCGTGCTTACGCGCTGTCTGAACAGCTGAAAACGATCATGGCACCGCTGTTCCAGAAACATATGGACGACATTATCTCCGGCGAGTTCTCTTCCGGCATGATGGCGGACTGGGCTAACGACGATAAGAAACTGCTGACCTGGCGTGAAGAGACCGGTAAAACCGCTTTTGAAACCGCCCCACAGTTTGAAGGTAAAATCGGCGAGCAGGAGTACTTCGATAAAGGCGTTCTGATGATTGCGATGGTGAAAGCTGGCGTTGAGCTGGCGTTCGAAACCATGGTGGATTCCGGCATCATCGAAGAGTCTGCCTACTATGAATCACTGCACGAGCTGCCGCTGATTGCGAACACCATCGCCCGTAAGCGTCTGTACGAAATGAACGTGGTTATCTCTGATACCGCCGAGTACGGTAACTACCTGTTCTCTTACGCTTGCGTACCGCTGCTGAAAGAGTTCATGACGACTCTGCAGCCGGGCGACCTGGGCAAAGCGATTGCGGAAGGTGCAGTGGATAACGCGCAGCTGCGTGATGTAAACGAAGCCATTCGCGGCCATGAAATCGAGAAAGTGGGCCAGAAACTGCGTGGCTACATGACCGATATGAAACGTATCGCGGTAGCAGGTTAA
- the wecA gene encoding UDP-N-acetylglucosamine--undecaprenyl-phosphate N-acetylglucosaminephosphotransferase, with translation MNLLDTFTELTSIFLFTTCFLFLARKVAKYLGLVDKPNFRKRHQGMIPLVGGISVFAGICFTFAIADYYIPHARLYLICATVLVFVGALDDRYDISVKIRAFVQAAVGIAMMAVAKLHLSSLGYIFGSWEMVLGPFGYFLTLFAVWVAINAFNMVDGIDGLLGGLSCVSFAAIGIILWFDGQYSLAMWCFAMIAAILPYILLNLGVLGRRYKVFMGDAGSTFIGFTIIWILLETTQGKTHPISPVTALWVIAIPLMDMVAIMYRRLRKGMSPFSADRQHIHHLIMRAGFTSRQAFVLITLAAAILAAIGVAAEYAHFIPEWVMLVLFLLAFSLYGYCIKRAWKVARFIKRIKRRMRRDSDNNPTLTK, from the coding sequence GTGAACCTACTCGATACGTTTACTGAACTAACCAGTATTTTTTTGTTTACCACTTGCTTTTTGTTTCTTGCACGCAAGGTAGCAAAATATCTGGGCTTAGTGGATAAACCCAACTTCCGTAAGCGCCATCAGGGTATGATCCCACTGGTGGGTGGCATCTCCGTCTTTGCAGGCATCTGTTTTACTTTCGCTATCGCCGACTACTACATTCCCCATGCCAGACTGTATCTGATCTGCGCCACGGTACTGGTTTTCGTTGGGGCACTTGATGATCGCTATGATATAAGCGTAAAAATTCGCGCTTTCGTTCAGGCTGCAGTCGGCATTGCTATGATGGCCGTGGCAAAACTTCATCTAAGTAGCCTGGGGTACATTTTTGGTTCGTGGGAGATGGTTCTTGGGCCATTTGGTTACTTCCTGACCCTCTTTGCCGTATGGGTCGCGATAAACGCGTTTAATATGGTAGATGGAATTGATGGTCTGCTAGGTGGCTTATCGTGTGTTTCGTTTGCAGCTATTGGGATCATTTTATGGTTTGATGGTCAATACAGCCTCGCGATGTGGTGTTTTGCCATGATCGCCGCCATTCTTCCATACATCCTTTTGAATCTAGGCGTTTTGGGTCGTCGCTATAAAGTCTTTATGGGCGATGCGGGTAGCACGTTTATAGGCTTTACCATCATTTGGATCTTGCTCGAAACCACCCAAGGTAAAACACACCCCATTAGCCCGGTGACTGCACTGTGGGTTATTGCTATTCCACTTATGGATATGGTGGCGATTATGTATCGTCGACTGCGCAAAGGGATGAGTCCTTTTTCGGCCGACCGCCAGCATATCCATCATCTCATTATGCGAGCGGGTTTCACTTCCCGACAGGCCTTTGTTCTGATTACGCTGGCGGCTGCTATTCTGGCCGCAATTGGAGTTGCAGCGGAATATGCCCACTTTATTCCCGAATGGGTAATGTTGGTACTGTTCTTGCTAGCATTTTCCCTTTACGGCTATTGTATTAAACGCGCCTGGAAAGTAGCGCGTTTCATTAAGCGTATAAAACGCAGGATGCGTCGAGATAGTGACAACAATCCAACTTTAACTAAATAA
- the rhlB gene encoding ATP-dependent RNA helicase RhlB: MSKTHLTEQKFSDFALHPKVIEALENKGFHNCTPIQALALPLTLAGRDVAGQAQTGTGKTMAFLTSTFHYLLSHPAIADRKVNQPRALIMAPTRELAVQIHADAEPLMQATGLKIGLAYGGDGYDKQLKVLESGVDILIGTTGRLIDYAKQNHINLGAIQVVVLDEADRMYDLGFIKDIRWLFRRMPPANQRLNMLFSATLSYRVRELAFEQMNNAEYVEVEPEQKTGHRIKEELFYPSNEEKMRLLQTLIEEEWPDRAIIFANTKHRCEDIWGHLAADGHRVGLLTGDVAQKKRLRILEEFTRGDLDILVATDVAARGLHIPAVTHVFNYDLPDDCEDYVHRIGRTGRAGASGHSISLACEEYALNLPAIETYIGHSIPVSKYNPDALLSELPPAKRLTRARSGNGPRRSGAPRNRRRSG, encoded by the coding sequence ATGAGCAAAACACATTTAACAGAACAGAAGTTTTCCGACTTCGCCCTGCACCCAAAAGTGATCGAAGCCCTTGAAAATAAAGGGTTTCATAACTGCACGCCCATTCAGGCTCTCGCCCTGCCGCTGACGCTGGCGGGACGTGACGTAGCAGGGCAGGCGCAAACCGGTACTGGCAAAACGATGGCGTTTTTAACGTCAACGTTTCATTATTTACTTTCTCATCCAGCGATTGCAGACCGCAAAGTTAACCAGCCGCGCGCGCTAATTATGGCCCCGACGCGAGAACTGGCGGTACAGATCCACGCAGACGCTGAACCCCTGATGCAGGCTACGGGCCTGAAAATCGGCCTGGCTTATGGCGGCGATGGTTACGATAAGCAGCTGAAAGTGCTGGAAAGCGGTGTGGATATCCTGATCGGTACCACCGGCCGTCTTATCGACTACGCAAAACAGAACCACATTAACCTTGGTGCCATCCAGGTTGTGGTGCTGGATGAAGCTGATCGTATGTACGATCTGGGCTTCATTAAAGATATCCGCTGGCTGTTCCGCCGCATGCCACCCGCGAATCAGCGCCTCAACATGCTGTTCTCTGCGACCCTGTCGTATCGCGTACGCGAACTGGCATTCGAGCAGATGAACAACGCCGAATATGTGGAAGTGGAACCCGAGCAGAAAACCGGCCACCGTATCAAAGAAGAACTCTTCTATCCTTCCAATGAAGAGAAAATGCGTCTGCTGCAAACGCTGATCGAAGAAGAATGGCCAGACCGCGCCATTATCTTCGCGAACACCAAGCACCGCTGTGAAGATATCTGGGGCCATCTGGCTGCAGACGGTCACCGTGTTGGCCTGCTGACGGGCGATGTTGCGCAGAAAAAACGCCTGCGTATTCTTGAAGAATTCACCCGTGGCGATCTCGATATTCTGGTCGCCACCGACGTCGCAGCGCGCGGCCTGCACATTCCAGCCGTTACGCACGTCTTTAACTATGACCTGCCGGATGACTGTGAAGACTATGTACACCGTATCGGTCGTACCGGTCGTGCGGGTGCAAGCGGCCACTCTATCAGCCTCGCGTGTGAAGAGTATGCGCTGAACCTGCCGGCGATTGAGACGTACATCGGCCATTCTATTCCGGTGAGTAAGTACAACCCGGATGCGCTATTAAGCGAACTGCCGCCGGCCAAGCGCCTTACCCGCGCCCGCTCCGGCAATGGCCCGCGTCGATCTGGCGCGCCGCGTAATCGTCGTCGCTCAGGTTAA
- the ppiC gene encoding peptidylprolyl isomerase PpiC: protein MAKTAAALHILVKEEKLALDLLEQIKNGADFGKLAKKHSICPSGKRGGDLGEFRQGQMVPAFDKVVFSCPVLEPTGPLHTQFGYHVIKVLYRK, encoded by the coding sequence ATGGCAAAAACCGCGGCAGCACTGCATATCCTTGTAAAAGAAGAAAAACTGGCTCTGGATCTTCTCGAGCAGATCAAAAACGGCGCCGACTTCGGCAAACTGGCGAAGAAACACTCTATTTGTCCGTCAGGTAAACGCGGCGGTGATTTAGGTGAATTCCGTCAGGGTCAAATGGTTCCGGCGTTCGATAAAGTGGTCTTTTCCTGCCCGGTGCTGGAACCCACAGGCCCACTGCACACGCAGTTTGGCTACCATGTTATTAAGGTTCTGTACCGCAAATAA
- the trxA gene encoding thioredoxin TrxA codes for MSDKIIHLTDDSFDTDVLKADGLTLVDFWAEWCGPCKMIAPILDEIADEYQGKLTVAKLNIDQNPGTAPKYGIRGIPTLLLFKNGEVAATKVGALSKGQLKEFLDANLA; via the coding sequence ATGAGCGATAAAATTATTCACCTGACTGACGACAGTTTTGACACGGACGTACTTAAGGCTGACGGGCTGACACTCGTCGATTTCTGGGCTGAATGGTGTGGTCCTTGCAAAATGATCGCCCCGATTCTGGATGAGATCGCTGACGAATATCAGGGCAAACTGACTGTTGCCAAGCTGAACATCGACCAGAACCCGGGCACCGCACCAAAATACGGTATCCGTGGCATTCCGACCCTGCTGCTGTTCAAAAACGGCGAAGTGGCAGCGACCAAAGTGGGCGCACTGTCCAAAGGTCAACTGAAAGAGTTCCTCGACGCTAACCTGGCGTAA
- the rho gene encoding transcription termination factor Rho, with the protein MNLTELKNTPVSELITLGENMGLENQARMRKQDIIFAILKQHAKSGEDIFGDGVLEILQDGFGFLRSADSSYLAGPDDIYVSPSQIRRFNLRTGDTISGKIRPPKEGERYFALLKVNEVNFDKPENSRNKILFENLTPLHANSRLRMERGNGSTEDLTARVLDLASPIGRGQRGLIVAPPKAGKTMLLQNIAQSIAYNHPDCVLMVLLIDERPEEVTEMQRLVKGEVVASTFDEPASRHVQVAEMVIEKAKRLVEHKKDVIILLDSITRLARAYNTVVPASGKVLTGGVDANALHRPKRFFGAARNVEEGGSLTIIATALIDTGSKMDEVIYEEFKGTGNMELHLSRKIAEKRVFPAIDYNRSGTRKEELLTTQEELQKMWILRKIIHPMGEIDAMEFLINKLAMTKTNDDFFDMMKRS; encoded by the coding sequence ATGAATCTTACCGAATTAAAGAATACGCCGGTTTCTGAGCTGATCACTCTCGGCGAAAATATGGGGCTGGAAAACCAGGCTCGTATGCGCAAGCAGGACATCATTTTCGCCATCCTGAAGCAGCACGCTAAGAGTGGCGAAGATATCTTTGGCGACGGTGTGCTGGAGATATTGCAAGACGGATTTGGTTTCCTCCGCTCTGCAGACAGCTCCTACCTCGCCGGCCCTGACGACATCTACGTATCCCCTAGCCAAATCCGCCGTTTCAACCTCCGCACTGGTGACACCATTTCAGGTAAGATTCGTCCTCCAAAAGAGGGTGAACGCTACTTTGCGCTGTTGAAAGTGAATGAAGTTAACTTCGACAAACCGGAAAACTCCCGTAATAAGATCCTGTTTGAGAACTTAACGCCGCTGCACGCGAACTCTCGCCTGCGCATGGAGCGTGGTAACGGCTCAACTGAAGATTTAACCGCTCGCGTCCTGGATCTGGCATCGCCAATCGGTCGTGGCCAGCGTGGTCTGATCGTCGCACCGCCAAAAGCGGGTAAAACCATGCTGCTGCAGAATATCGCGCAGAGCATCGCTTATAACCACCCAGACTGCGTACTGATGGTACTGCTGATTGACGAACGTCCGGAAGAAGTGACCGAGATGCAGCGTCTGGTTAAAGGTGAAGTGGTTGCTTCTACCTTTGACGAACCCGCATCTCGTCACGTTCAGGTTGCGGAAATGGTTATCGAGAAGGCGAAACGCCTGGTTGAACACAAGAAAGACGTGATCATCCTGCTCGACTCCATCACCCGTCTGGCGCGTGCCTACAACACCGTCGTTCCGGCTTCCGGTAAAGTGCTGACGGGGGGGGTGGACGCTAACGCCCTGCATCGTCCAAAACGCTTCTTCGGTGCGGCACGTAACGTGGAAGAGGGCGGCAGCCTGACCATCATCGCTACGGCGCTGATCGATACGGGTTCCAAAATGGACGAAGTTATTTACGAAGAGTTTAAAGGTACAGGTAACATGGAACTGCACCTCTCTCGTAAAATTGCTGAGAAACGCGTCTTCCCGGCTATCGACTACAACCGTTCCGGTACCCGTAAAGAAGAGCTGCTCACCACCCAGGAAGAGCTGCAGAAAATGTGGATCCTGCGCAAAATCATCCATCCAATGGGTGAAATCGACGCAATGGAGTTCCTCATTAACAAACTGGCGATGACCAAAACTAACGACGATTTCTTCGATATGATGAAACGCTCGTAA
- the gppA gene encoding guanosine-5'-triphosphate,3'-diphosphate diphosphatase codes for MLSSTSLYAAIDLGSNSFHMLVVREVAGSIQTLTRIKRKVRLAAGLSSDNHLSPEAMERGWQCLRLFAERLQDIPHSQITVVATATLRLAVNAVDFIAKAQEILGCPVQVISGEEEARLIYQGVAHTTGGDDRRLVVDIGGASTELVTGTGAQATSLFSLSMGCVTWLERYFTDRNLGQENFDEAETAAREVLRPVMDELRYHGWKVCVGASGTVQALQEIMMAQGMDERITLAKLQQLKQRAIQCGRLEELEIEGLTLERALVFPSGLAILIAIFTELNIKCMTLAGGALREGLVYGMLHLSVDQDIRSRTLRNVQRRFLVDIDQAGRVAQLASRFADHVANAWDLDPLSRDLLLSACALHEIGLSIDFKQAPAHAAYLVRNLDLPGYTPAQKKLLATLLLNQTNAVDLSSLHQQNAVPPRVAEHMCRLLRLAILFASRRRDDLLPALNLVADDEKLSLTLPENWLDNHPLGAEMVEQECQWQSYVHWVLEVK; via the coding sequence ATGCTCAGCTCCACCTCGCTTTATGCGGCAATTGATCTCGGTTCGAATAGTTTTCATATGCTGGTTGTGCGCGAGGTGGCGGGAAGCATACAAACGCTGACGCGCATTAAGCGCAAGGTCCGCCTCGCGGCGGGCCTGAGCAGCGATAATCACCTCTCTCCTGAAGCCATGGAACGTGGCTGGCAGTGCCTGCGACTCTTTGCAGAGCGTCTGCAGGATATCCCGCATTCCCAAATCACCGTCGTCGCCACTGCAACACTCCGCCTGGCAGTTAACGCCGTGGATTTTATTGCCAAAGCGCAGGAAATTCTCGGTTGTCCGGTGCAGGTTATCAGCGGTGAAGAAGAAGCGCGCCTGATTTATCAGGGCGTTGCGCACACCACGGGAGGCGACGATCGTCGTCTGGTTGTGGATATCGGGGGCGCCAGTACCGAACTCGTGACCGGCACCGGTGCGCAGGCAACGTCGCTATTCAGCCTGTCGATGGGTTGCGTAACCTGGCTTGAGCGCTACTTTACTGACCGCAATCTGGGTCAGGAGAACTTCGACGAGGCGGAAACTGCCGCACGCGAGGTATTACGCCCGGTGATGGACGAATTGCGCTACCACGGCTGGAAAGTCTGTGTGGGGGCCTCCGGTACCGTGCAGGCATTGCAGGAAATTATGATGGCGCAAGGCATGGATGAGCGGATCACGCTTGCCAAGCTTCAGCAGCTTAAACAGCGGGCCATTCAGTGCGGGCGTCTGGAAGAGCTGGAAATTGAAGGCCTGACGCTTGAACGCGCGCTGGTATTCCCGAGCGGGCTCGCGATCCTGATCGCCATCTTCACCGAACTGAACATCAAATGTATGACGCTGGCGGGTGGCGCGCTGCGTGAAGGTCTGGTCTACGGGATGTTGCACCTGTCGGTCGATCAGGACATTCGCAGCCGTACCTTGCGAAACGTGCAGCGTCGTTTCCTGGTTGATATCGATCAGGCAGGCCGCGTGGCACAGCTGGCGTCACGCTTCGCCGATCATGTGGCTAACGCCTGGGATCTGGACCCTTTGAGTCGCGATCTGCTGCTAAGTGCCTGTGCACTGCATGAAATCGGGCTGAGCATTGATTTTAAACAGGCCCCGGCTCATGCCGCTTATCTGGTGCGTAACCTCGATTTACCTGGCTATACCCCTGCGCAGAAAAAGTTGCTGGCAACGCTGCTGCTGAACCAGACCAACGCCGTTGACCTCTCCTCTTTGCATCAACAAAACGCCGTACCGCCGCGCGTGGCCGAGCATATGTGCCGCCTGCTGCGTCTGGCTATTCTGTTTGCCAGCCGCCGCCGCGATGATTTGCTGCCGGCACTCAATCTGGTGGCGGATGACGAAAAACTTTCGCTGACGTTGCCGGAAAACTGGCTGGATAATCATCCGCTTGGGGCGGAGATGGTTGAGCAGGAGTGTCAGTGGCAGAGCTATGTACACTGGGTGCTTGAGGTGAAATAA
- the rep gene encoding DNA helicase Rep, with protein MRLNPGQQQAVEFVTGPCLVLAGAGSGKTRVITNKIAHLIRGCGYQARHIAAVTFTNKAAREMKERVGQTLGRKEARGLMISTFHTLGLDIIKREYAALGMKSNFSLFDDTDQVALLKELTEGLIEDDKVLLQQLISTISNWKNDLMTPAQAAAIAKGERDRIFAHCYGLYDAHMKACNVLDFDDLILLPTLLLQRNEEVRERWQNKIRYLLVDEYQDTNTSQYELVKLLVGQRARFTVVGDDDQSIYSWRGARPQNLVLLSKDFPALQVIKLEQNYRSSGRILKAANILIANNPHVFEKRLFSELGYGTELKVLSANNEEHEAERVTGELIAHHFVNKTEYKDYAILYRGNHQSRVFEKMLMQNRIPYKISGGTSFFSRPEIKDLLAYLRVLTNPDDDSAFLRIVNTPKREIGPATLQKLGEWAMTRNKSLFTASFDMGLSQTLTGRGYDSLTRFTHWLGEVQRLAEREPIAAVRDLIHGIDYESWLYETSASPKAAEMRMKNVNQLFSWMTEMLEGSEIDEPMTLTQVVTRFTLRDMMERGESEEEADQVQLMTLHASKGLEFPYVYLVGMEEGLLPHQSSIDEDNVDEERRLAYVGITRAQKELTFTLCKERRQYGELVRPEPSRFLLELPQDDLIWEQERKVITAEERMHKGQANVANIRAMLAKAKEKG; from the coding sequence ATGCGTTTAAACCCCGGACAACAACAAGCCGTCGAATTTGTCACTGGACCCTGTCTGGTGCTGGCGGGCGCGGGATCCGGCAAAACGCGCGTCATTACCAATAAGATTGCCCACCTGATCCGCGGCTGCGGGTATCAGGCTCGCCACATCGCGGCGGTGACGTTCACCAACAAAGCAGCGCGCGAGATGAAAGAGCGTGTCGGCCAGACGCTGGGGCGTAAAGAGGCGCGCGGTCTGATGATTTCCACCTTCCATACGCTGGGGCTGGATATCATCAAACGTGAATACGCCGCGCTGGGGATGAAATCCAACTTCTCACTGTTTGACGATACCGACCAGGTGGCCCTGCTCAAGGAGCTCACCGAGGGGCTGATCGAAGATGATAAGGTTCTGCTGCAACAGCTGATCTCGACGATCTCCAACTGGAAAAACGATCTGATGACCCCGGCCCAGGCCGCGGCGATCGCCAAAGGCGAGCGGGATCGGATCTTCGCCCACTGCTACGGTCTGTACGATGCGCATATGAAAGCCTGTAACGTACTGGATTTCGACGACCTGATCCTGCTTCCCACGCTACTGCTGCAGCGTAATGAAGAGGTGCGTGAGCGCTGGCAGAATAAAATCCGCTACCTGCTGGTGGATGAGTATCAGGACACCAATACCAGCCAGTATGAACTGGTGAAACTGCTGGTGGGACAGCGCGCGCGTTTCACGGTGGTCGGAGATGACGATCAGTCCATTTACTCCTGGCGCGGTGCGCGTCCGCAAAACCTGGTCCTGCTGAGTAAAGATTTCCCGGCGCTGCAGGTGATCAAACTGGAGCAGAACTACCGTTCCTCCGGGCGTATCCTTAAAGCCGCGAATATCCTGATCGCCAACAACCCGCACGTGTTCGAAAAACGCCTGTTCTCCGAACTGGGTTACGGTACAGAGCTAAAAGTGCTCAGCGCCAACAATGAAGAGCACGAAGCGGAGCGGGTCACAGGCGAACTCATCGCCCACCACTTCGTCAATAAAACCGAATACAAAGATTACGCGATCCTCTATCGCGGCAACCACCAGTCACGCGTCTTTGAAAAGATGCTGATGCAAAACCGCATCCCGTACAAAATTTCAGGCGGAACCTCCTTCTTCTCGCGGCCCGAAATCAAAGATCTTCTGGCCTACCTGCGTGTGCTCACTAACCCGGATGATGACAGCGCGTTTCTGCGTATCGTGAATACCCCGAAACGAGAAATTGGCCCGGCGACGCTACAAAAGCTTGGCGAGTGGGCGATGACGCGTAATAAGAGTCTGTTTACCGCCAGCTTCGATATGGGGCTGAGTCAGACGCTCACCGGACGCGGCTACGATTCATTAACCCGCTTTACACACTGGCTTGGTGAAGTGCAGCGGCTGGCAGAGCGCGAACCTATCGCCGCCGTGCGCGACCTTATCCACGGTATCGACTACGAGTCCTGGTTGTATGAAACCTCCGCCAGTCCGAAAGCGGCCGAGATGCGCATGAAAAACGTTAACCAGCTGTTCAGCTGGATGACTGAAATGCTGGAAGGTTCGGAGATTGATGAACCGATGACCCTGACGCAGGTGGTTACCCGCTTTACCCTGCGCGATATGATGGAGCGCGGCGAGAGCGAAGAAGAGGCCGATCAGGTTCAGCTGATGACGCTGCATGCGTCAAAAGGTCTGGAATTCCCGTATGTCTATCTGGTTGGCATGGAAGAGGGGTTACTGCCGCACCAGAGCAGCATTGATGAAGATAACGTCGATGAGGAGCGCCGTCTGGCCTATGTAGGCATCACGCGCGCTCAGAAAGAGCTGACCTTCACGTTGTGCAAAGAGCGTAGACAATATGGTGAACTGGTGCGCCCGGAGCCGAGCCGTTTCCTGCTGGAACTTCCGCAGGACGACCTCATCTGGGAGCAGGAGCGTAAAGTGATTACGGCTGAAGAGCGGATGCATAAGGGGCAGGCGAACGTCGCTAACATCCGCGCCATGCTGGCGAAAGCCAAAGAGAAGGGATAG
- the wzzE gene encoding ECA polysaccharide chain length modulation protein: MTQPLAGAKSEMTENELDIRGLFRVLWAGKLWIIGIALGFALLALAYTFFAKQEWSATAITDKPTVNMLGGFYSQQQFLRNLDIKASLATPDQTSVMDEAYKEFVMQLASWDTRRDFWSQTDYYKQRMVGNSKADAALLDDMINNIQFMPGDALRNVNDSVKLIAETAPDANNLLRQYVAFASQRAASHLNEELKGAWAARTIQMKAQVKRQEEVAKAIFARRVHNIEQALKIAEQHNISRTETDVPADELPDSEMFLLGRPMLQARLENLQAVGPDFDLDYDQNRAMLNTLNVGPTMDPLFQTYRYLRTPEEPVKRDSPRRAFLMIMWGIVGALTGAGVALTRRRTN; encoded by the coding sequence ATGACTCAACCGTTGGCGGGAGCAAAATCAGAGATGACCGAGAATGAGCTGGATATCCGTGGCTTGTTTCGCGTTCTATGGGCAGGCAAGCTTTGGATAATAGGCATCGCATTAGGATTCGCGCTCCTCGCGCTCGCATACACTTTCTTTGCAAAACAAGAGTGGAGCGCTACGGCAATCACAGATAAACCAACGGTTAACATGCTCGGGGGGTTCTATTCCCAGCAGCAGTTCCTGCGTAATCTGGATATCAAAGCCAGTCTGGCCACGCCAGACCAGACTTCCGTCATGGATGAGGCCTATAAAGAGTTTGTGATGCAGCTGGCTTCATGGGATACGCGCCGTGATTTCTGGAGCCAGACGGATTATTACAAGCAACGAATGGTGGGCAACAGTAAAGCCGATGCCGCGCTGCTGGATGACATGATTAACAACATTCAGTTTATGCCGGGAGATGCGCTGCGTAACGTCAACGACAGCGTCAAGCTGATTGCCGAAACCGCGCCGGATGCCAATAACCTGTTGCGGCAGTATGTTGCCTTCGCCAGCCAGCGTGCGGCAAGCCACCTGAATGAAGAGCTGAAAGGTGCCTGGGCTGCCCGTACTATCCAGATGAAAGCGCAGGTTAAACGTCAGGAAGAGGTGGCTAAAGCCATCTTCGCCCGCCGTGTACACAATATTGAGCAGGCGCTGAAAATTGCCGAACAGCACAATATTTCCCGCACTGAGACGGACGTGCCGGCAGATGAACTGCCGGATTCCGAAATGTTCCTTCTCGGGCGCCCAATGCTGCAGGCTCGACTGGAAAACCTCCAGGCCGTTGGCCCTGATTTTGACCTCGACTACGATCAAAACCGCGCGATGCTGAACACCCTGAATGTCGGTCCAACAATGGATCCGCTTTTTCAGACCTATCGTTATTTGCGAACGCCTGAAGAGCCTGTAAAACGCGATAGTCCGCGCCGCGCATTCCTGATGATCATGTGGGGGATTGTGGGTGCACTGACTGGCGCTGGCGTGGCGTTAACGCGTCGTCGCACTAACTAA